The Triticum aestivum cultivar Chinese Spring chromosome 4B, IWGSC CS RefSeq v2.1, whole genome shotgun sequence sequence TCTGATTCATATTATTccttccgtttcaaaatagataacCCAAGGTAtaaagttggatcatctattttggaacggagggagtcgAAGAGAAATGTGTATGGATTGAGGCGACGGTGGACGAGGGGCCATATGATTAGCACGCCGTGGGGATGCATGGCCTTTGGCTTGAAAAATACTCCTACAAATACAAATGCATGTGACGCGTCGCCGGCCATGTCTCGTGCCGCATCGATCCCACTGTCCCAAGCCGGCCGGCGGTTGAATCTACCCTAACCCCTCTCGATCATTGCGTTGCGATGCTCGACATGGGGAATTCCGTTCATATGTTCCGTGTGAAATGAGGTACTGGTACTAGTCTACGTGCATGCACCAAAATTTCTAACAGACTTAACTATAGCATAGTATGTTTCCGAGGGGCCGGGTACGCACAGGACTAGTTTTGTAAGTACCTCGATGAGCATAGTTTGCGAATACTTGTAGTCGATTCAGCGCAAAGGACCGGCTGAAACCGACAGCAATATACTACTGCGTGTATATTCTACTCGATCGGATGCTCTTATCCTCGCCTCGTTTTACATCTCGTGCGTGCGCCAGCATCGGGGACTGACCGGTTCTCTGAACGTGTTCATCAATTGCCATCGATCTTCTGACATTCACTAACAACTGTCAATTCATAATTGAAAATCCGGCGAACGGTTCACGGAACCATGAATGGTGATTACTACTAATAGTAACATCACATCACATCACAAGATGCGTCCACGATCCATTTCTCAGTTATTGCGAGTTATGTTATGAGCGTACCACTCCTACAAGTTTCGAACTCTTTTGGGACCTCTTCTGTTAACAAGTTTCGAACTCGGTTCCCTCTTTTTTTTATTGGGACGATCTACGTCACTCAATTACTCTTCAGCTTGTAATAGCTGACCACATCTGCTGTGTGGTTATCTCTGAACGGAAGTAAGCCTCACGAAGCGGCGATATATAGACAGATGTAACCGATGAGATAGATCATCGTACGTATGTACATCTCCGACAGTGTTAGGAGGAGCTGAGCTGAGCTAAGCTGAGCTCCGATtcctcactcactcactcactcacatgCAGGCATGGCATGGGATTTCAGGCGCCGCGCGTGCTCACTGAAACTGAAAGTAAGGCAAAGACAAAGGCACGTAGTAGCAGCATCGAGGACGGGCGATAGATACATTGCACTGCACTGCATGTTACTGCGGGAAAGCGATCACCTCGGCCCCCAAAAGGCACAttccctgatcgatcgagccggcctCTCGCCTTTAACCTGCCGCTATGTCATCGTCGATCTGCACTTTGGCACCTCTCCCGGCCAGGACCGGCCGGAGGCCACCGCTTTGCAGGTTTATTCGCATGGCATGCATACATCCCTCTGTCGTCTCCTCGTAAAGCAGATACTGCGACGCGTACGTCCTCGTCTGGCCTGGGCCAGGGACCGGCATGGCCATGCCAAAGCCAGCCAGACACCAGTCACCAGTCACCAGTGTGTGTTGCATGCGTTGGTGGTGCACACACAAGGTACGTACGTATATATGCATGCGCCTGATGCCCGGCGGCGTGGCGCGCTGGTGACCCCGCGAACTCCGCGACCGCAGCGCCGGCTACGTAGAAGTATGCTCGTGATGTGCTCTGTTGCGCCCGAGTCTCGCTTTCGGCTTAGCCAGCTAGCTTCGTCGCCGTCGTTCCCCGGCAACCCTCGCTTTCGCCTCGAGGAAGAGCAAAACGATGGGAACATCTATGCGCGAGTGTTGTTTAGTTATTACTTACTCGTAATCATAGATGTGTATAACCAGTACGTACGTCCCCCTACACTCGGCTGGGTTCATGCATGAACCATCTCCTTGATCGATCCAATCATTGGTTAAGATGCAAATATGCTACTATAACGTAACAGAAAATGCCAACGGCCTAGAGAGGAAGTGCGTCTTCTCTGATCTCTAAGTTTATTCGTCAAAATAAAAAGGAACATCCAGATCTGTATAGTTAGTTTGGGCAGTTTCATACCGGTGGGTCGGCGAGGAGTAGATTGGTAGTAGTAGGAACTAATTGGTCTACGAACTACTAGTATTTCAACAAGGAAAATGCATAGCTTATGTTTAATAAAATGATTGCGTGCATTGTATGATGCAGAGGCTGGGTTATCCCCTCTTCGAAAAGAAAAGAATTGCATAGAAGCTCTTGGGTGCCCGTGAATCCTATATGAATAGTAAAAAAATACAGAATGACTAATTCACATCTAGGCGTCTTTTAAGAGTGTCACATCTAACTAGTTTACCATATAATTAGGGATTTCAAGATTTGTATAAatgttttttaattatttttttgctGATGTTATATGATGTCATACTTAGATGtaacatagttatgtcacatctagatgagtCCTAATCACACCAAAAAAATaccaagaaaaattaaaaaaaaatcggGTATCAAATCTGGTTGATCATCCTACTGACGTGCGAGGTTTCATGAAGAATCATCGTATAAAATTAATTGTGGAAGAAGTTagatgatgagacactgttaattCTCTGGAAAAAAATATACTTATAGCAGACTAAAGTAGGGATCAACCCGTACAGTGCATGTGGGCgagaaaggcatggcatgggcgCATCCGCGGAGGGAGAAGGCGTCCAATTCAAAATGTTCAGAAGAGGAAATGTTAGAATCGAGCCTGGAGCTTCGCAGGCGCAGATGTTCAAATTCAATACACAGTGTTCAAGATATCGGATGCTCTACTTGTTGTTGGTCAAAGACGTGATACCCGGACCTGGACTGCTGACATTTAACTTGCGACGGCAACTGGTCAATCTGTCAGAGACTAACCCACTGTAATATACTACCGCTAAAGAACTACTAGTACCGTTATGAGAAAGGAAAACAAATCTCAGTGAACAAGGGATGAAGTTTCTCCATATACGAGCACGGATCAAACCATGTCAACGCAGTGACACACATCGCCTCGATCTTTGTACAGACTacaaacctcctcctcctccccacaaCCTCCTCGATCGATCGCGATCCCTTCCACTCTTTAGTCTATACACGCCACGAACCCTAACCAGATTAACACGAACACACGCAGCAAAAAACACAGGAACAGATTCATGGCTTCATTCTGCTCGTCTTGGTCTTCTTGGATCGGCCCTCCTGGCTCCAACTCATCAGCTTGCGGAAAACCCCCTGCCGTTCCTCGTAGCTCGACCTCCTCCCGAAGCTGCTGCTCTTCTTGAAGCTACTGCTCTTCTTGAAGCTGCTGCCGCCCAGGCTGTTCCAGCTCCCGAGCTTCGCCTGCCTGGCGGCGGAGGTGGGGGACGCGGCGGCGTCGGCCTCCGGCACCACCGGTGGCGTCACGCACCGTATCAGCGCCCAGTCCACGCCCGCGAAGAACGGGTGCCGCTTGATCTCGGCGGCCCCGCGCGCGGACCCCATGCGCCGCCGCGGGTCCCTCTCGAGCAGCCTGCCCACGAGGTCCTTGAGCTGcgcggccgcctcggcctcgccgtccAGCTTCGGGTACGTGACCTGCTTCGACAGGATGTTCTTGAGCGTCACGTCCTTGGCGGGGCCCTTGAACGGCGTGCGCCCGTACACCAGCTCGTACAGGAACACCCCGAAGGCCCACCAGTCCACGCCGTTGCCGTGCCCGTTCCCGCTCACGAGCTCCGGCGCGAGGTACTCGTGCGTGCCCACGCAGTCCTTGGAGTTGGCGGTCGTCGGCTCGGCCACGAACTCGAACCGCTCCTTCGCGTCGACGTCATCCTCGTCGCTGCCGCGGTTGGAAGAGAAGCACGACGGTAGGAGTCTCCTCTTGCGGCGGCGGATCTGTTGCCGCACCTGCCGGCGGCGGACGGCGGGCTCCACGGACGCCGGGAACGCGAGGTCGAAGTCTGAGAGCACGACGTGACCGTCTCCTCGGAGCAACACGTTCTCCGGCTTGAGGTCGCGGTACACGAAGCCGAGCACGTGGAGGTACTCTAGAGCGAGCAACACCTCGGCGGCGTAGAACCTGGCTGCTGCCACGGGCAGGCGGcctcccgggcggcggcggagcaccAAGTGCAGGTCGCCCCCGGAGCAGTAGTCCATGAGGAAGCACGCGTAGCGTCCCGCGTCGAGGCGCGCGTAGAGGGTGGGCACGAATGGGTGGTCGAGCGACGAGAGGACGCGGGACTCGGCGAGGACGTGACAGACACGGGAGGGATCGTCGTCGCGGAGGTCGACGACCTTGAGCGCGAAGagcggcgaggccggcggcgaggaCTTGAGGCGGCAGAGGAAGACCCGCGCGAGGTGTCCGTGGCCGAGCTCGCGGACGAGGTGGAGGTGGGCGAGGCGGAGTACGCCGTCCGGGGTGGCTGCGCGGGCGGCAGCGAGGTGCGTCCAGTGCGGGGAGGTGGACGACGAGTGCGGCCGCGGCGAGagcgaggtggaggaggagaaggacggCAGGGAGAGCGAGCTCCGCGCGCtgaaggtggtggcggtggtgaagGAGGAGGTGGATGCGGAGGCGGTGGAGGTGAAGGAGAGGTCTAGTGCGCCGGCGCCGGCGTCCGCAATGGATAGTGGGAAGTGTGGGGAAATGTCAGAGAAGGGGGGGGACGGCGGGGCGGGCTCATGGACGTCCATTGGCGGATGAGGGTGCGGTGCTTCCATGCCGGCGAGAGTGAGAGGGGGCAAAGGAAGGGAGGAATTGTTTGGAGTCTGTGTGTGGTGACGGGTTGGGGTTATAAAGGCGTCGCTGAGACTTGCTGCGCGCAGAATGAAGCGGGAGATCAACGGAACCGTATGGGCAAGTACTAGTAACTGCTAACCAGCTGGAGGGTTCATTCCGGGTCTGGCCACTGTAAATGGACCCGATCCGATCTATTACCTCTGTCTAGAAAACTTGTCTTATTTTTTTTATCTAGATTAGAATGTATCTAACGCCAAAAAGTctttagatacatccgtatctagacaaatctaaaacaaTTTTTTTAATACAAAGAGAATATCTGCCAATAAGAAATGGCGCCAGGTGGATGGGCGTAAATTGTCTGTATTTTTTACACGTTTGTTTATTTTTTTGATGATTATTTTTCATGGGTCAGTGGTTATGGGACTGAGATGCGAAGCACCAAGCCGAGATGATGATGCTAGCTGCGACACCGACAGCGTAGGAGGGTTGACAAGTGCGGGTAGGGGGGGGGTCGTCAATGCTGGAGGAGATGGGTTGTTTGGAGGGATGGTCAGGGCGATGACCGGCGAAGAGACCGCGAGGCTAGGGCAAGGGAGCGAGCCAACGTGATGGCTATGTTGGATGATGGTGGTGGGAGATATCACTTCGGCCGGTGATGGCGTGTGGGTCATGGACGGTGGCGCGTGCTGACAACAGAGGTGGAGAGGTAAAAAGGGATTGACCTAAAAAAACCTAAATGAGGAAATTGTTGCCCTATTTTTTTGGATGCAACTACTTTTTTTCTATCTCCGGGAGTTCCTTTTTTTACAGTACTGACGCGGACACATACTCACTCATATGAACACACAACCCTACCTCTGTGAGCATCAGACTAAGCCGCCACATCATTTTGAGATTGATGAAATTACAATAGGCATCTCCGTAGTCGATGCGACTGTCTCTTCCCACTGAACGAACATCGCCGAAAAGTTTAAAATAAATTCACAAAAATGTGAGCACTAGTATAAGTCTAAAACTTGAACCCTATTGGATTGGTTCCACCACAAAAAGACTAATTATCTGAGTTGTGCTTAGTTCGCTCTAGCTCTAGGATTTGCATATGAGAACTATTGTTTTCCCCCGATTAAAACACTTGTATTACTCAAAACCCAGGAGGATTACAATCAGCATAGTTCGGCTCTATCACCTAGGAGGCCCAGACACCGACCAAGTCATGGTTCTAGCTTCCACACGAGCAAAAATAGCTAACCTTATTTTGGGAGCATCCAATATGTGTGGTACTAGTTTCAGTCGTAACAGGCGAGGTATAAATGAGTTTGGTCTATTGTTTATGATCCAACAATTTTCTATTTTGATTGTTTGTTTTGTTGCTTTGGCATAGTTTTGGTCTTATATGAATTTGTTATTTATCGAAATATTTATTTGTGTGTATATTGGTGTTTGATATGTGTATCATAGCTATGCAGAGGTTGGATGTTTGCTCATTATGTTTGAGTCCTCATGGATTtttattttgagtcaataaaattcaACCGTTGTAATTATTTTTTACGTTGAGCTTAAATGATTAGCAtgcaaaataaaagaaaactataactaTGATAAGAAGTTAGAGGTTATCCTCTTTAAAAAAAACTACAAAAAGGAAAACAACAAAAACTCATTATAATTGAGAAAACGTTGACGAAAAAAGTGATTACATCTAAAAAGTTATATTATCACGCCCCCTAATCAAATTGATATACACAACCATATTTATTACCAGTTGATGTACATGTCCCTGGCTATATGGACTTAATTCTTTCTTTCACTAGCACATATTGTTCACATAATTATCTTCAGTGTGTCAATTCTAAAAGTTTTATACTGATACTATCGGCCAGAGTTAATTTCGCCGGTGTGGCGATCGAAGACATCGAACTAGGTTCCTTGAAAAGACCAGTCAAGGTGTTTGAACGTTGAAACGTTGGCTTCTGGACGTGTGGTGTGTCCTATAAAGGTTAGATTAGCTAGCGACGCCCTCAATTTCAGCTTCAACACGTTCCACAAACCTTTCGTTTTCACGGCATCACTTCAGCCATCTCAGATTCGTGCACTGTCCAATTTCTACTACAGCACTCGGTTCCCCCGGCGACCAAAAAGTTGTGTGATATTGTCATACTTAATTAAGGTGTGTCGTGACATCTCGTTACACGCATAGACGAGCACtgttttctcttgtttttttcGCGGTGTTCGTGCTATGCTACCCCGGCCCGCCTTGCTAGGTAGCTGCATCCAGTGTTGGTGCACTGTTGGAGCGATGCGTACCGGACGTGGTCGGCGTTGAAGTTTCTGATGATAGATCAGATCGGTCGAATGATTAATTGACATGATCCGTCGTGTGTTCAGTTCA is a genomic window containing:
- the LOC123092739 gene encoding serine/threonine-protein kinase WAG1-like, encoding MEAPHPHPPMDVHEPAPPSPPFSDISPHFPLSIADAGAGALDLSFTSTASASTSSFTTATTFSARSSLSLPSFSSSTSLSPRPHSSSTSPHWTHLAAARAATPDGVLRLAHLHLVRELGHGHLARVFLCRLKSSPPASPLFALKVVDLRDDDPSRVCHVLAESRVLSSLDHPFVPTLYARLDAGRYACFLMDYCSGGDLHLVLRRRPGGRLPVAAARFYAAEVLLALEYLHVLGFVYRDLKPENVLLRGDGHVVLSDFDLAFPASVEPAVRRRQVRQQIRRRKRRLLPSCFSSNRGSDEDDVDAKERFEFVAEPTTANSKDCVGTHEYLAPELVSGNGHGNGVDWWAFGVFLYELVYGRTPFKGPAKDVTLKNILSKQVTYPKLDGEAEAAAQLKDLVGRLLERDPRRRMGSARGAAEIKRHPFFAGVDWALIRCVTPPVVPEADAAASPTSAARQAKLGSWNSLGGSSFKKSSSFKKSSSFGRRSSYEERQGVFRKLMSWSQEGRSKKTKTSRMKP